One Streptomonospora salina genomic window, GGGCCCGCGGGCGGGCGGCCGGATTTGGCCGCCCGCCCGCGGGCCCGCGCGGGCCGTGCGTATCCGGCGGGTCAGCCTTCGGCCTGCTCGACCACCCGGGCCCACTCCTCCACCAGCCGCTGGGCGGTGTCGGAGTCGGGACCCTCGGACCAGAGGTGGGTGACCGCCTCGGAGGTGTCGGGCAGGATCAGCGCCCAGGCGCCGTTGGGTTCGACCACGCGCACACCGTCGGTGGTGTCGACCTCGCGGCCTTCGGCGGCCTCGACCACCGCCCGCATCACGCTGCCCTTGACCGCCCACGGGGTGGGCACCGAGCGGCGCAGCAGGTGGGACTGCGGGATGCGCCGGTCGATCTCGCTGAAGGACATGCGGGTGCGCGCGACCAGGCCCAGCAGCCGCACGAACGCGGCGATGCCGTCGCTGGTGCGGGAGAACTCGGGTACCACGTAGCCGCCGCGGCCGTCGGAGGCGAACACGATGTCCTCGGCCTGGGCGGCCTTGGCGAGTTCGTCGACGGCCGTGGGGGTCCACTGCACCCGGGCCCCGTGGTAACCGGCGACCTGGCCCGCCACCCGCGTGGTGGTCACCGGCAGGGCGATCCGGCCGCCCTGGCGCTCGGCGGCGATCAGATCCAGTATCACCAGCAGCGCGCGCTCGTTGTCGACCACCCGGCCGGTCTCGTCGACGACCGACAGGCGCTCGGCCACCGGGTCGAAGCGCACCCCGAAATCGGCGCGCGACGAGGAGACCAGCTCGCCCAGGTGCTGCAGGTCGCGCATCTGCTTGGCGAGCGTGTCGGTGGGCGAGTCCTCGTCGAGCTTGTTGTTGACGGTGAGGACCTCGACCCCGATCCGGCCCAGCAGCGAGGGCAGGATGAGCGATCCCGTGCCGCCGGCGCAGTCGACCACCACCTTCAGCCCGGCCTCGCCGATCCCCGAGGTGTCCACGGTGCGCAACAGTTCGTGGGCGTAGTTCTCCACCCCGCGCGACGGGAAGGACAGCTCGGCGATCTCGCCGGGGAACGCGCGGCGGTACTCCGCGCGGGCGAACACCCGCTCCAGCTTGCGCTGCGCCGCCGGGGACAGGTCGGCGCCGCGCTCGTCGAAGAACATGATGTCCACCGACTGGGGGTCGCCGGGCGACGTGCGCAGGCTGATGCCGCCGGCGACGCCGCCCTGGGAGGTGTGGAAGCGGGCCGCCGGAAGCGGCACCACCTCCAGGTCGCGCACGTCGATGGCGCTGGCGGTGAGTGCGCTGATGACCGCCCGCTTGAGGGCGCGCGCCGCCCGGGAGACGTCGCGCGAGGTGGTCACCACCGAGCCCTTCTTCAGCGTGGTGGCGAACGCGCTGGCCAGCCGCACCGCGAGCTCGGGCGTGATCTCGACGTTGATCAGCCCGGAGACCCCGCGTTGACCGAACAGGGAGCGCTGGCCGCGCGACTCCCAGATGACGTTGCTGTTGACGACCGCGCCGGCCTCGATGGTCTTGAAGGGGTAGACCTTGACCTCGTTGGAGAGATAGGCCTCGGACTCGACGACGCACTCTTCGCCGACGATCGCCCCCTCCTCCACGCGGGCGCGCGACATCACGTCGGTGTTCTTGCCGATGACGCAGCCGCGCAGGTTGGTGCTGGCACCGATGTAGACGTTGGCGTGCACCACGGCGCGGTGCAGGAACGCCTCCGAGCGCACCACGGCGTTGCTGCCCAGGACGCTGAACTCGCGCAGCTCGGCTCCGGCCTCGACCTTGGCGTAGTCGCCGATGTAGAGCGGACCCTTGAGCACGGCCTCGGAATCGACTTCGGCGCCTTCGGCCATCCAGACCCCGGGCGAGACCTCGAAGCCGTCGATCTCGACGTCGACCTTGCCGGAGAGCACGTCGGCCTGGGCGCGCAGGTAGCTCTCGTGGGTACCGACGTCCTCCCAGTAGCCGTCGGCGATATACCCGTAGATGGGCTCGCCGTCCTTGAGCAGTTTGGGGAACACGTCGCCCGACCAGTCGACCACTTCGCCCTCGGCGACCTCGTCGAGGACCTCGGGCTCCATGATGTAGATACCGGTGTTGACGGTGTCGGAAAAGACCTGCCCCCAGGTGGGCTTCTCCAGGAAGCGCTGGACCCGCCCCTGTTCGTCGACGATGATGATGCCGAACTCCAGCGGATTCTCGACCCGCTTGAGCCCGATGGTGACCTTGGCGCCGTTCTCGCGGTGGAAACGCACCATGTCGGTCAGGTCGATGTCGGTCAGCGCGTCACCGGAGATCACGATGAACGGCTCGCCGCGCAGGTACTCCTCGGCGTTCTTGACGCTTCCGGCTGTGCCCAGGGGCACCTCCTCGGCGACATAGTGGAGGTTCATGCCGAGTTCTTCGCCGTCGCCGAAGTAGTTGCGGATCAGCGTGGCCAGGAACTGGACGGTCACGACGGTGTCGTCGAAGCCGTGCCGGTTGAGCAGCCGCAGGACGTGCTCCATGATCGGCCGGTTGACGACGGGCAGGAGTGGCTTGGGCTGGTTGGCGGTCATCGGGCGGAGGCGGGTTCCTTCCCCTCCGGCCATGACTACGGCCTTCATCGGGGCCACCCCCAGACCCCGTGGTATGGACGGCCGGACGCCCTCGGGCGTGTTCTCATGGTGGGGACGTCGCTCCCTT contains:
- a CDS encoding mannose-1-phosphate guanyltransferase — encoded protein: MKAVVMAGGEGTRLRPMTANQPKPLLPVVNRPIMEHVLRLLNRHGFDDTVVTVQFLATLIRNYFGDGEELGMNLHYVAEEVPLGTAGSVKNAEEYLRGEPFIVISGDALTDIDLTDMVRFHRENGAKVTIGLKRVENPLEFGIIIVDEQGRVQRFLEKPTWGQVFSDTVNTGIYIMEPEVLDEVAEGEVVDWSGDVFPKLLKDGEPIYGYIADGYWEDVGTHESYLRAQADVLSGKVDVEIDGFEVSPGVWMAEGAEVDSEAVLKGPLYIGDYAKVEAGAELREFSVLGSNAVVRSEAFLHRAVVHANVYIGASTNLRGCVIGKNTDVMSRARVEEGAIVGEECVVESEAYLSNEVKVYPFKTIEAGAVVNSNVIWESRGQRSLFGQRGVSGLINVEITPELAVRLASAFATTLKKGSVVTTSRDVSRAARALKRAVISALTASAIDVRDLEVVPLPAARFHTSQGGVAGGISLRTSPGDPQSVDIMFFDERGADLSPAAQRKLERVFARAEYRRAFPGEIAELSFPSRGVENYAHELLRTVDTSGIGEAGLKVVVDCAGGTGSLILPSLLGRIGVEVLTVNNKLDEDSPTDTLAKQMRDLQHLGELVSSSRADFGVRFDPVAERLSVVDETGRVVDNERALLVILDLIAAERQGGRIALPVTTTRVAGQVAGYHGARVQWTPTAVDELAKAAQAEDIVFASDGRGGYVVPEFSRTSDGIAAFVRLLGLVARTRMSFSEIDRRIPQSHLLRRSVPTPWAVKGSVMRAVVEAAEGREVDTTDGVRVVEPNGAWALILPDTSEAVTHLWSEGPDSDTAQRLVEEWARVVEQAEG